One Mycolicibacterium fortuitum subsp. fortuitum genomic window carries:
- a CDS encoding HAD family hydrolase — MSDTGSADALEQQLGGEASAEVAVTELESDTDPVGTPAPPPDLTAAAFFDVDNTLVHGSSLVHFARGLAARKYFTYRDILGIVYAQAKFQFTGKENSDDVAEGKQKALAFIEGRSTAELVELGEEIYDEIIADKIWPGTRALAQMHLDAGQQVWLVTATPYELAATIARRLGLTGALGTVAESVDGIFTGRLVGDILHGTGKAHAVRSLAIREGLNLRRCTAYSDSFNDVPMLSLVGTAVAINPDAALRDVARERGWEIRDFRTARKAARIGVPSALALGALGGALAAVASRRHDIR, encoded by the coding sequence GTGTCCGATACCGGTAGTGCCGATGCGCTCGAACAGCAGCTTGGCGGTGAGGCCAGCGCCGAAGTGGCTGTCACCGAACTCGAGTCCGACACCGACCCCGTCGGGACACCGGCGCCGCCACCCGATCTGACGGCCGCGGCTTTCTTCGACGTCGACAACACCCTGGTGCACGGCTCGTCGCTGGTGCACTTCGCTCGTGGCCTGGCCGCACGCAAGTACTTCACCTACCGCGACATCCTGGGCATCGTGTACGCGCAGGCCAAGTTCCAGTTCACCGGCAAGGAGAACAGCGACGACGTGGCCGAGGGCAAGCAGAAGGCCCTGGCGTTCATCGAGGGCCGGTCCACCGCCGAGCTCGTCGAACTGGGCGAGGAGATCTACGACGAGATCATCGCCGACAAGATCTGGCCGGGAACCCGGGCGCTGGCCCAGATGCACCTGGATGCCGGTCAGCAGGTGTGGCTGGTCACCGCCACCCCGTATGAGCTGGCGGCCACGATCGCCCGGCGCCTCGGCCTGACGGGCGCGCTGGGCACGGTCGCGGAGTCGGTAGACGGGATTTTCACCGGCCGGCTCGTCGGCGACATCCTGCACGGCACCGGCAAGGCCCACGCTGTCCGGTCGCTGGCCATCCGGGAGGGGCTGAACCTGCGCCGGTGCACGGCCTACTCGGACAGCTTCAACGACGTGCCGATGCTGTCGCTGGTGGGCACCGCGGTCGCGATCAATCCCGACGCCGCACTGCGCGACGTGGCCAGGGAACGAGGCTGGGAGATCCGCGACTTCCGCACCGCGCGGAAGGCCGCGCGCATCGGTGTGCCGTCGGCCCTGGCACTCGGTGCGCTGGGCGGCGCACTGGCGGCTGTCGCGTCGCGCCGCCACGACATTCGCTGA
- a CDS encoding FAS1-like dehydratase domain-containing protein produces the protein MSIAANIIGTHYRYPDYFEVGREKVREFARAVKDDHPALYDIESAKEFGHDAVVAPVTFLAVAGRRVQLELFDKFDIPINLERVLHRDQKLIFHRPIMVGDKLWFDSYLDSVIESHGTVIAEVRAEVTDDDGNPVATSIVTMLGEAAIDEADEISSQIAAARDAAIAKMVAGQKSGA, from the coding sequence ATGAGCATCGCCGCAAACATCATCGGGACTCACTACCGCTACCCCGACTACTTCGAGGTCGGGCGGGAAAAGGTCCGTGAGTTCGCTCGCGCGGTCAAGGACGACCATCCCGCGCTCTACGACATCGAGTCCGCCAAGGAATTCGGCCACGACGCGGTCGTGGCGCCGGTGACCTTCCTGGCCGTGGCCGGTCGTCGCGTCCAGCTCGAACTGTTCGACAAGTTCGACATCCCGATCAACCTGGAGCGCGTGCTGCACCGCGACCAGAAGCTGATCTTCCACCGGCCCATCATGGTCGGCGACAAGCTGTGGTTCGACTCGTATCTGGACTCGGTCATCGAATCGCACGGCACCGTGATCGCCGAGGTGCGCGCAGAGGTCACCGACGACGACGGCAACCCGGTTGCCACGAGCATCGTCACCATGCTGGGCGAGGCGGCCATCGACGAGGCCGACGAGATCAGTTCACAGATCGCGGCGGCACGCGATGCCGCGATCGCCAAGATGGTTGCCGGGCAAAAGTCGGGCGCCTGA
- a CDS encoding lysophospholipid acyltransferase family protein has translation MAAESKAKVIPLHGNSNRSAAARRAASRSDSARRHPSVLADPGTRASAEQIAAVVREIDQRRSSVSGPSTADDGPSELVKGISAVAEFVRTRMTGEYTVDEFGFDPHITNAIFLPLLRTFFRSWFRVEVSGIENLPETGAALVVANHAGVLPFDGLMTQVAVHDHHPAHRDLRLLAADLVFDLPMVGQAARKAGHTVACTTDAHRLLANGELTAVFPEGFKGLGKNFKDRYKLQRFGRGGFVSAALRAQAPIVPCSIVGSEEIYPMMADVKLLARLLGLPYFPVTPLFPLAGPLGLVPLPSKWHIQFGEPIETTDYDESAADDPMVTFELTDQVRETIQHTLYQLLAGRRNMFFG, from the coding sequence GTGGCGGCTGAATCCAAGGCGAAAGTCATTCCGCTACACGGGAATTCGAATCGTTCAGCTGCTGCGCGCCGCGCGGCGTCGCGGTCTGACAGCGCACGCAGGCATCCGTCGGTCCTGGCGGACCCAGGTACCCGTGCGTCGGCCGAGCAGATCGCGGCGGTGGTGCGTGAGATCGATCAGCGGCGCAGCAGCGTGTCGGGTCCGTCGACTGCCGATGACGGCCCCAGCGAACTCGTCAAGGGCATCTCGGCGGTAGCCGAATTCGTCCGTACCCGCATGACCGGTGAGTACACGGTGGACGAGTTCGGGTTCGACCCGCACATCACCAACGCAATCTTTTTGCCTTTGCTGAGAACATTTTTCAGGTCCTGGTTCCGGGTCGAGGTTTCCGGTATCGAGAACCTGCCCGAGACCGGTGCGGCCCTCGTGGTGGCCAACCACGCCGGGGTGTTGCCCTTCGACGGGTTGATGACCCAGGTGGCCGTGCACGACCACCATCCCGCGCATCGCGATCTGCGGCTGCTGGCCGCCGACCTGGTCTTCGATCTGCCGATGGTCGGGCAGGCCGCCCGCAAAGCGGGGCACACCGTGGCCTGCACCACCGATGCGCACCGCCTGCTCGCCAACGGCGAGCTCACCGCGGTGTTCCCGGAGGGCTTCAAGGGACTCGGCAAGAACTTCAAGGACCGCTACAAGCTGCAGCGATTCGGCCGCGGCGGCTTCGTTTCTGCGGCTCTACGGGCCCAGGCGCCCATCGTTCCGTGCTCGATCGTCGGTTCGGAAGAGATCTATCCGATGATGGCCGACGTCAAGCTGCTGGCCCGGCTGCTCGGCCTGCCGTACTTCCCGGTGACCCCGCTGTTCCCGTTGGCGGGCCCGCTCGGTCTGGTGCCGCTGCCGTCCAAGTGGCACATCCAGTTCGGTGAGCCGATCGAGACGACCGACTACGACGAGAGCGCTGCCGACGATCCGATGGTGACCTTCGAACTGACCGACCAGGTCCGCGAGACCATCCAGCACACGCTGTACCAGCTGCTGGCCGGCCGCCGAAACATGTTCTTCGGCTGA
- a CDS encoding SDR family oxidoreductase, whose amino-acid sequence MDSDGRSGGRPTGVPGSTGADSSGGTQSADTSPAPKVVLVTGACRFLGGYLTARLAQNPSIEHVIAVDAVVPSKDLMRRMGRAEFVRADIRNPFIAKVIRNGNVDTVVHAAAASYAPRSGGRATLKELNVMGAIQLFAACQKTPSVRRVVLKSTSEVYGSSARDPVMFSEESSARRPPGDGFARDSMDIEGYARGLARRRPDIDLTILRLANMIGPAMDTALSRYLAGPVVPSVFGQDARLQLLHEQDALGALERATMAGKAGTFNIGASGIIMMSQAIRRSGRVRLPVPRGALSAINSLSRATRYTELDRDQMNYLCYGRVMDTTRMHRDLGYSPKWTTAEAFDDYVRGRGLTPILDPRWVRSMESRAVGMAQRLGH is encoded by the coding sequence ATGGATTCTGATGGTCGTTCGGGGGGACGCCCGACGGGAGTCCCCGGGTCAACTGGCGCGGACTCGTCTGGCGGTACCCAGTCCGCAGACACCTCGCCCGCTCCGAAAGTGGTTCTGGTCACGGGTGCGTGCCGGTTCCTCGGTGGTTATCTGACCGCCAGGCTGGCACAGAACCCGTCGATCGAGCATGTCATCGCAGTCGATGCGGTGGTCCCTAGCAAGGACCTGATGCGTCGGATGGGACGGGCCGAGTTCGTCCGCGCCGACATCCGGAACCCCTTCATCGCCAAGGTCATCCGTAACGGCAACGTGGACACCGTCGTGCATGCTGCGGCGGCGTCCTACGCGCCGCGCTCCGGAGGCCGGGCCACGTTGAAGGAACTCAACGTGATGGGCGCGATCCAACTTTTCGCGGCCTGCCAGAAGACACCGTCGGTTCGCCGGGTCGTGCTGAAGTCCACCTCAGAGGTGTACGGCTCGAGCGCGCGTGATCCGGTGATGTTCAGCGAGGAGAGCAGCGCTCGGCGTCCTCCGGGCGACGGGTTCGCCCGCGACAGCATGGACATCGAGGGTTATGCGCGTGGTCTGGCCCGGCGCCGTCCGGACATCGACCTGACCATCCTGCGACTGGCCAACATGATCGGGCCTGCGATGGACACCGCCCTGTCGCGGTACCTGGCCGGGCCGGTGGTGCCCTCGGTTTTCGGGCAGGATGCGCGGCTGCAGCTGTTGCACGAACAGGACGCCCTCGGCGCACTGGAACGCGCGACCATGGCCGGCAAAGCGGGCACGTTCAACATCGGCGCCTCGGGGATCATCATGATGAGCCAGGCGATCCGGCGTTCCGGCCGGGTCCGTCTCCCGGTTCCGCGCGGAGCGCTTTCTGCCATCAATTCGCTCAGTCGCGCAACGCGTTACACCGAACTCGACCGCGATCAGATGAACTATCTGTGCTACGGCCGGGTCATGGACACTACGCGAATGCACAGGGATCTGGGCTACAGTCCCAAGTGGACGACCGCCGAGGCATTCGACGACTACGTCCGTGGTCGCGGATTGACACCGATACTCGATCCGCGATGGGTACGCTCAATGGAGAGTCGCGCCGTGGGGATGGCGCAGCGTTTGGGACATTAG
- a CDS encoding 30S ribosomal protein bS22 → MGSVIKKRRKRMSKKKHRKLLRRTRVQRRKLGK, encoded by the coding sequence ATGGGCTCAGTCATCAAGAAGCGGCGTAAGCGTATGTCGAAGAAGAAGCACCGCAAGCTGCTTCGGCGTACCCGGGTGCAGCGTAGAAAACTCGGCAAGTAG
- a CDS encoding cell division/environmental response transcriptional regulator → MTSMNGPSARDAGDGQPRAQFLTVAEVASLMRVSKMTVYRLVHNGELPAVRVGRSFRVHAKAVHDLLESSYFDAG, encoded by the coding sequence ATGACGTCTATGAACGGGCCATCGGCGCGGGATGCTGGCGACGGTCAGCCTCGAGCTCAATTTCTGACGGTCGCCGAGGTGGCGAGCTTGATGAGGGTCTCGAAGATGACGGTGTACCGGTTGGTGCACAACGGTGAACTGCCTGCGGTTCGAGTGGGCCGATCGTTCCGGGTCCACGCCAAGGCAGTCCACGATCTGCTGGAGTCTTCGTACTTCGACGCCGGCTAG
- the proC gene encoding pyrroline-5-carboxylate reductase — translation MSRIAIIGGGSMGEALLAGLLRAGRQVKDMVVAEKYPDRAKYLADKYSVLVTSVADAADNAAYVVIAVKPGDVANVIDEIADAAARADSDTAEQVFVTIAAGVSTSYYENKLPAGSPVVRVMPNSPIVVGGGVSALAPGRFATAEQLKEVSSIFDAVGGVITVAESQLDAVTAVSGSGPAYFFLMVEALVDAGVESGLSRAVATDLAVQTMAGSAAMLLERLDEVNAAGGAALDTTPARLRAMVTSPAGTTAAGLRELERGGLRGAVSNAVQAAKTRSEQLGITSE, via the coding sequence ATGTCGAGAATCGCGATAATCGGCGGCGGAAGCATGGGCGAGGCACTGCTGGCAGGGCTGTTACGGGCCGGCCGGCAGGTCAAGGACATGGTGGTCGCGGAGAAGTACCCGGACCGGGCCAAGTATCTGGCGGACAAGTATTCGGTGCTGGTGACCTCGGTCGCCGATGCCGCGGACAATGCCGCCTACGTGGTGATCGCGGTCAAGCCGGGCGATGTCGCGAATGTGATCGACGAGATCGCCGACGCCGCGGCCCGTGCCGATTCGGACACCGCCGAGCAGGTGTTCGTCACGATCGCAGCCGGTGTGAGCACCTCGTACTACGAGAACAAGCTGCCGGCCGGCTCGCCGGTCGTCCGGGTCATGCCCAACTCGCCGATCGTGGTCGGCGGCGGGGTGAGCGCGTTGGCCCCGGGCCGGTTCGCCACTGCCGAGCAGCTCAAAGAGGTCTCGTCGATCTTCGATGCGGTCGGTGGCGTGATCACCGTCGCGGAGTCCCAGCTGGACGCGGTGACCGCGGTGTCCGGGTCGGGCCCGGCGTACTTCTTCCTGATGGTCGAGGCTCTGGTCGATGCGGGCGTGGAATCGGGTCTGTCGCGCGCGGTGGCCACCGATCTGGCGGTCCAGACGATGGCCGGCTCGGCCGCGATGCTGCTGGAACGTCTCGACGAGGTGAACGCGGCCGGAGGGGCCGCGCTGGACACCACACCGGCCCGATTGCGGGCGATGGTGACCTCTCCGGCCGGTACCACCGCCGCTGGGCTGCGGGAACTCGAGCGTGGGGGATTGCGGGGTGCGGTCTCCAATGCCGTTCAGGCCGCGAAAACGCGCTCTGAGCAGCTCGGAATTACATCTGAGTAA
- a CDS encoding thioesterase family protein encodes MTGSTLFTDAMALTPAGDGVYHGELNEHWTIGPKVHGGAMLALCANAARTELGTSAQPLAVSGNYLWAPDPGPMQVVTTVRKRGRRIGLVDVELRQGAKVAVTVSVTLGEPEHHVPPLLSFNPVVPLMTPEPPPGLEPIGPGHPMEHVVHLAHGCDIRPALHTMGPRTDGGPPVFEYWVRPRGVAPDVLFALLCGDVSAPVTFAVERTGWAPTVQLTAYLRALPADGWLRVMCTSVQIGQDWFDEDHIVVDCEGRIIVQTRQLAMVPASA; translated from the coding sequence ATGACCGGTTCCACCCTGTTCACCGATGCCATGGCACTGACGCCCGCCGGTGACGGCGTCTATCACGGCGAGCTGAACGAGCATTGGACGATCGGGCCCAAGGTGCACGGCGGGGCCATGCTCGCGCTGTGCGCCAATGCCGCCCGCACCGAGCTCGGTACGTCCGCGCAGCCGCTGGCGGTCTCGGGCAACTACCTGTGGGCGCCGGATCCCGGTCCGATGCAGGTGGTCACCACGGTCCGCAAGCGGGGCCGGCGCATCGGTCTGGTCGACGTCGAGCTGCGGCAGGGCGCAAAGGTGGCGGTGACGGTGTCGGTGACCCTCGGCGAGCCCGAACATCACGTGCCGCCGCTGCTGTCGTTCAACCCGGTGGTGCCGCTGATGACGCCGGAGCCGCCGCCCGGGCTGGAACCGATCGGGCCGGGCCATCCGATGGAACACGTCGTACATCTGGCGCACGGCTGCGACATCCGGCCGGCGTTGCACACCATGGGTCCTCGTACCGACGGCGGGCCGCCGGTGTTCGAGTACTGGGTCCGTCCCAGGGGGGTGGCGCCCGACGTCCTGTTCGCGCTCCTGTGCGGCGATGTGTCGGCCCCGGTGACATTCGCCGTGGAACGCACCGGATGGGCGCCCACGGTCCAGCTGACGGCCTATCTGAGGGCCTTGCCGGCCGACGGCTGGCTGCGGGTGATGTGCACTTCGGTTCAGATCGGTCAGGACTGGTTCGACGAGGACCACATCGTGGTCGACTGCGAGGGCCGGATCATCGTGCAGACACGGCAGTTGGCGATGGTGCCGGCGTCGGCCTGA
- a CDS encoding sugar phosphate isomerase/epimerase family protein produces the protein MRPAIKIGLSTASVYPLRTEAAFEYAARLGYDGVELMVWAESVSQDIKAVQKLSADYGVPVLSVHAPCLLISQRVWGANPIPKLERSVRAAEELGAQTVVVHPPFRWQRRYAEGFSDQVAQLEADSEVLVAVENMFPFRADRFFGAGGTSIERMRKRGGKPGPGISAFAPSYDPLDGNHAHYTLDLSHTATAGTDAMDMAERMGDGLVHLHLCDGKGASTDEHLVPGRGTQPTAEVCRMLAAGNFSGHVVLEVTTSAAKTASEREALLTESLQFARTHLLR, from the coding sequence GTGCGCCCCGCCATCAAGATCGGCCTGTCCACCGCCTCGGTCTATCCGCTGAGGACGGAGGCCGCCTTCGAGTACGCCGCCCGGCTCGGCTACGACGGCGTCGAGCTCATGGTGTGGGCCGAATCGGTCAGCCAGGACATCAAGGCCGTGCAGAAGCTGTCCGCCGACTACGGCGTGCCCGTGTTGTCGGTGCACGCGCCGTGCCTGTTGATCTCGCAGCGGGTCTGGGGTGCCAACCCGATCCCGAAGCTGGAACGCAGCGTTCGGGCCGCCGAAGAGCTGGGCGCGCAGACCGTCGTGGTACATCCGCCGTTCCGCTGGCAGCGTCGCTACGCCGAGGGGTTCAGCGACCAGGTCGCCCAGCTTGAGGCCGACAGCGAAGTTCTGGTGGCGGTGGAGAACATGTTCCCGTTCCGGGCCGATCGGTTCTTCGGAGCAGGCGGCACGTCCATCGAGCGGATGCGCAAGCGCGGCGGCAAGCCCGGCCCCGGTATCTCCGCGTTCGCCCCGTCCTACGATCCGCTGGACGGCAACCACGCGCACTACACCCTCGATCTGAGCCACACCGCGACGGCCGGCACCGACGCGATGGACATGGCCGAACGGATGGGCGACGGTCTGGTGCACCTGCACCTGTGTGACGGCAAGGGCGCGTCCACCGACGAACATCTGGTCCCGGGGCGCGGCACCCAGCCCACCGCCGAGGTGTGCCGGATGCTGGCAGCGGGCAATTTCTCCGGCCACGTCGTCCTCGAGGTCACCACCTCGGCGGCCAAGACGGCCTCCGAGCGCGAGGCGTTGCTGACCGAATCGCTGCAGTTTGCGCGCACGCACCTGTTGCGTTGA
- a CDS encoding Ppx/GppA phosphatase family protein — MRLGVLDVGSNTVHLLVVDARRGGHPTPMSSTKAALRLAEAIDNSGKLTRKGADSLVATVDEFAKIATSSGCAELMAFATSAVRDATNSEEVLARVRAETGVSLGVLSGVDESRLTFLAVRRWYGWSAGRIINIDIGGGSLELSSGVDEEPEVALSLPLGAGRLTREWLAEDPPGRRRVAMLRDWLATELADAGATMRRSGNPDLAVATSKTFRSLARLTGAAPSGAGPRVKRTLTAAGLRQLIAFISRMTAADRAELEGVSAERAPQIVAGALVAEASMRALEIDSVDICPWALREGLILRKLDSEADGTALVETSARDAGR; from the coding sequence GTGCGGTTAGGCGTGCTCGATGTCGGGAGTAACACGGTTCATCTTCTCGTGGTGGATGCGCGCCGTGGCGGACACCCGACCCCGATGAGCTCCACCAAGGCGGCGCTGCGGCTCGCCGAGGCGATCGACAACTCGGGCAAACTCACCCGCAAAGGTGCCGACAGTCTGGTGGCCACGGTCGACGAGTTCGCCAAGATCGCCACCAGCTCGGGTTGTGCCGAATTGATGGCGTTTGCCACCTCGGCGGTGCGCGACGCGACCAACTCTGAGGAAGTGCTGGCAAGAGTGCGGGCCGAAACCGGGGTGTCCCTGGGCGTGCTCAGCGGTGTCGACGAGTCCCGGCTGACGTTCCTGGCAGTGCGTCGCTGGTATGGCTGGAGCGCGGGCCGCATCATCAACATCGACATCGGCGGCGGCTCGCTGGAACTGTCCAGCGGGGTCGACGAGGAACCGGAGGTGGCGCTGTCGCTGCCGCTCGGCGCGGGCCGGTTGACCAGGGAATGGTTGGCCGAAGACCCGCCTGGGCGGCGCCGAGTGGCGATGTTGCGGGACTGGCTGGCCACCGAGCTCGCCGATGCCGGTGCCACGATGCGGCGCTCCGGAAACCCGGACCTCGCGGTGGCGACGTCCAAGACGTTCCGCTCGTTGGCCCGGCTCACCGGGGCGGCCCCCTCGGGCGCAGGCCCACGGGTCAAGCGGACCCTCACCGCGGCTGGATTAAGACAGCTCATAGCTTTCATCTCTAGGATGACAGCGGCTGACCGTGCCGAGCTGGAAGGGGTGAGTGCCGAGCGCGCGCCACAGATCGTGGCCGGTGCTTTGGTAGCTGAGGCTAGTATGCGAGCACTGGAGATCGATTCTGTCGACATTTGCCCCTGGGCGTTGCGGGAGGGGTTGATTCTGCGGAAACTCGACAGCGAGGCCGACGGCACAGCCTTGGTAGAGACGTCGGCACGGGATGCCGGACGTTAA
- the regX gene encoding two-component sensory transduction protein RegX: protein MTSVLIVEDEESLADPLAFLLRKEGFEATVVADGPSALAEFERSGADIVLLDLMLPGMSGTDVCKQLRARSSVPVIMVTARDSEIDKVVGLELGADDYVTKPYSARELIARIRAVLRRGSDPDDSAIGDGVLEAGPVRMDVERHVVSVNGEQITLPLKEFDLLEYLMRNSGRVLTRGQLIDRVWGADYVGDTKTLDVHVKRLRSKIEADPANPVHLVTVRGLGYKLEG, encoded by the coding sequence ATGACCAGCGTGTTGATCGTTGAGGACGAGGAGTCGCTGGCCGATCCCCTGGCATTCCTGCTCCGCAAGGAAGGCTTCGAGGCCACCGTGGTGGCCGATGGTCCGTCCGCATTGGCCGAATTCGAGCGCTCCGGTGCCGACATCGTCCTGCTGGACCTGATGCTGCCGGGGATGAGCGGTACCGATGTCTGTAAGCAACTGCGTGCCCGGTCCAGCGTGCCGGTGATCATGGTCACCGCACGTGACAGCGAGATCGACAAGGTTGTCGGCCTCGAGTTGGGCGCCGACGACTACGTCACCAAACCGTATTCGGCCCGCGAGCTGATCGCCCGGATCCGGGCGGTGCTGCGCCGCGGCTCCGACCCCGACGACAGCGCGATCGGTGACGGTGTACTGGAGGCCGGCCCGGTCCGGATGGATGTGGAACGCCACGTCGTGAGCGTCAACGGGGAGCAGATCACCTTGCCGCTCAAGGAGTTCGACCTCCTGGAGTATCTGATGCGCAACAGCGGCCGGGTGCTCACCCGCGGCCAGCTCATCGACCGGGTGTGGGGTGCGGATTACGTGGGCGACACCAAAACCCTTGACGTGCACGTCAAGCGGTTGCGCTCGAAGATCGAGGCAGACCCGGCCAACCCGGTGCACCTGGTCACCGTTCGCGGTCTCGGCTACAAGCTGGAGGGCTGA
- a CDS encoding sensor histidine kinase has protein sequence MSLVSALLLTAVVSLLALIVGAGVAAAVVPRLMARRQRREADEAGMTVSQMLAHIVSASPDGIVVVDTFNDVVYANDRATELGIVRDRLLDDRAWRAAEQVFATGQAVDVDLSPRKLPHPGRSGISVRGWVRLLSAEDRRFAVVYADDQSEHARMEATRRDFVANVSHELKTPVGAMRVLAEALQASSDDPDMVRRFSDKMVAESLRLADMVGELIELSRLQGAERLPDLGAVDVDTVVSEALSRHKVAADKADISITTDAATGYRVLGDQNLLVTAVANLVSNAIAYSPNGSGISISRRRRGGSVEIAVTDRGIGIAKADQERVFERFFRVDKARSRATGGTGLGLAIVKHVAANHNGTIRLWSQPGTGSTFTLSIPAYPETDESTGDSDDRED, from the coding sequence GTGAGCTTGGTGTCGGCGTTACTGCTGACGGCGGTCGTGTCGTTGCTCGCGCTGATCGTCGGTGCGGGTGTGGCTGCCGCAGTCGTACCCCGCCTCATGGCCAGGCGGCAGCGTCGCGAAGCCGATGAGGCGGGGATGACGGTGTCGCAGATGCTGGCGCACATCGTCTCCGCCTCACCCGACGGCATCGTCGTCGTCGATACGTTCAACGACGTGGTCTACGCCAACGACCGGGCCACCGAACTCGGCATCGTGCGCGACCGCCTGCTCGACGACCGGGCGTGGCGGGCCGCCGAGCAGGTGTTCGCCACCGGCCAGGCCGTCGACGTCGATCTGTCTCCGCGCAAGCTGCCGCATCCGGGCCGGTCGGGTATCTCGGTGCGCGGCTGGGTGCGGCTTCTGTCCGCCGAGGACCGCCGCTTCGCCGTCGTCTACGCCGACGACCAGTCCGAGCACGCCAGGATGGAAGCGACCCGCCGGGATTTCGTCGCCAATGTCAGCCACGAGCTCAAGACCCCAGTGGGCGCCATGCGGGTACTGGCCGAAGCGCTGCAGGCCTCCTCCGACGACCCGGACATGGTGCGGCGCTTCTCCGACAAGATGGTCGCCGAATCCCTGCGGCTGGCCGACATGGTCGGCGAGCTGATCGAACTGTCCCGGCTCCAAGGCGCCGAGCGGCTGCCCGATCTGGGGGCCGTGGACGTCGACACGGTGGTGTCCGAAGCGCTGTCGCGGCACAAGGTGGCCGCCGACAAGGCCGACATCTCGATCACCACCGATGCAGCGACCGGCTACCGGGTGCTGGGCGACCAGAACCTGCTGGTGACCGCCGTCGCCAACCTGGTTTCCAACGCAATTGCCTACTCGCCCAACGGATCCGGCATATCGATCAGCCGGCGTCGGCGAGGCGGCAGTGTCGAGATCGCGGTCACCGACCGCGGTATCGGAATCGCCAAGGCCGATCAGGAACGGGTCTTCGAGCGGTTCTTCCGGGTCGACAAGGCGCGCTCCCGCGCCACCGGTGGCACCGGCCTCGGCCTGGCGATCGTCAAACATGTGGCCGCCAACCACAACGGAACCATCCGGCTGTGGAGTCAGCCGGGCACCGGATCGACTTTCACTCTGTCGATTCCGGCCTATCCCGAAACCGATGAGTCGACAGGTGACTCAGACGACCGAGAGGATTAG
- a CDS encoding phosphoglyceromutase codes for MPTLILLRHGESDWNQKNLFTGWVDVDLTDKGRAEAIRGGKLLVEQDVLPDVVYTSLLRRAITTANLALDAADRHWIPVHRDWRLNERHYGALQGLDKAATKEKFGEEQFMAWRRSYDTPPPPIEKGSEFSQDSDPRYADIGGGPLTECLKDVVERFVPYYENTIVPDLRAGKTVLIAAHGNSLRALVKYLDGMSDEEVVGLNIPTGIPLRYELDENLKPLVAGGEYLDPEAAAAGAAAVAAQGAKK; via the coding sequence ATGCCGACGCTGATCCTGCTCCGCCACGGTGAGAGCGACTGGAACCAGAAGAACCTGTTCACCGGATGGGTCGACGTCGACCTCACCGACAAGGGCCGTGCCGAGGCCATCCGCGGCGGCAAGCTGCTGGTCGAGCAGGATGTGCTGCCCGACGTGGTCTACACCTCGCTGCTGCGTCGCGCGATCACCACCGCCAACCTCGCCCTCGATGCCGCCGACCGGCACTGGATCCCGGTGCACCGCGACTGGCGGCTCAACGAGCGGCACTACGGCGCGCTGCAGGGCCTGGACAAGGCCGCCACCAAGGAGAAGTTCGGCGAAGAGCAGTTCATGGCGTGGCGGCGTAGCTACGACACCCCGCCGCCGCCGATCGAGAAGGGCAGCGAGTTCAGCCAGGACTCCGACCCGCGCTACGCGGACATCGGCGGCGGCCCGCTCACCGAATGCCTCAAGGACGTGGTCGAGCGGTTCGTGCCGTACTACGAGAACACGATCGTGCCCGATCTGCGGGCCGGCAAGACCGTGCTGATCGCCGCGCACGGAAACTCGCTGCGTGCGCTGGTCAAATACCTCGACGGAATGTCGGACGAGGAGGTGGTCGGCCTGAACATCCCGACCGGCATCCCGCTGCGCTACGAGCTCGACGAAAACCTGAAGCCCCTGGTCGCCGGTGGTGAGTACCTGGACCCCGAGGCTGCCGCTGCGGGTGCCGCCGCGGTCGCCGCGCAGGGCGCCAAGAAATAG